The genomic interval GGACTGGCACTCCCCGACATGGAAGCCGACCTCCCCTGTCCCGCATCAATAATCCTTTCCGCCGCCGGAATCGGCACACTGCCCGCCTTGTTCCGCCGGTCATAAACTCCATACTTGCCATCATCCTGCCTGTTATCGCCTTCTCTATCCCTCAACTTTGCATCTGGCTcctgccccttttccacccacTCGGGCAGGTCTTCGTAGCCCCTTAACCCATGAATAGTCCCCCCTCCAGCGAGGACAAGAGCTGCCGAGCCGAGGGTGTAGCCCTTGCGGGTTTCggagggagacggggttTGGGGAGCGGGTTTAGGAGCGAGGAGCATGAGGGTTGCTAGCTGTGGGACTTGGAGCAGGCTTTTGTACAGGCGAGTCCTATCGCGGAGGTCATAGGAGGTGTCGTAGCGGGCGAGTACGGTGACGTAGTTCCATAGTTTGGGGATTGGAtggtcgtcgtcttcttggtCCGGGGTGGCGGGTGGCGTTCGGGCTTCTTTATCGCCAGAGGCAGCCTCCTTCTGGGCTTCGAGTTTGCGGTTGAGGTAGTGGAGGTAGactttggcggcgaggagaaCAATTTGCCTCTTTGCCAGCTCGGATTCTGATGCGAATTCTTTGAGAAGAATGCGCAGCACGTCTGCTGCAATGTTGTCCTCCCCGTTCAAACCAGAGAATTCACCGACGAGCCAGATAATGGTCGCACGGGCCTGGGGGTCTGTGGCGCTGTCGAGGTTCTTGGCTAACCGAACAACAGTCGCGACGTGGGAACTGGGGTCTTGCTGAATGAGATGGCGGATTACCGTGAGTGACTCTGCTGCAAGGGTCCCATCGAGAGAAGTAATTTgtccgagaagaaggcgaaggcATCGAGGTGCGGTGGCTGTGTCTGTCTGTGCGCAGCGGCCGATGGCTCGGACGGCTTCCTTGACGAGACCCTTGTCAGAGCCACGGCTGAAGTGCTCGAGTTCATTGAGGATGAGTGACTTGATATGTGGCGGTGAATGAGGAAAGATGAGGGTCAGGACCTCAAGCTTCAACTCCCATATTGGTTGGCTGTCGGTTGCGCGGACGAGAAAGTGTGTGGCGTACTTGACAAAGGCGGCTGGATAGTCGAGACAGATCGATACTATATTGAACAAGGCAACCTGTTGAATATCCTGTCCACCTCGGAGAAGTGCAACCAGGGGCCCAACAGCTTGCCGGACGTAAGCAGCGGTCCCAACGGCAGAGTAACACCGTGcgacggccaccaccacgccaGAGTTGCGGGACTGCAAAAGAGGCTTGATACTGGTAAGAAGGAGCTCCAGGTCGGCGTCCAGGAACACGACTTCCTCCCCAGCTTCCACTCTAGCCCTCCTTGGAAAGCATTTCCGGGCATAGACAGTCATCAGACGCAGGGTTGATAGCTGGCTCCACTCGTCCATGTCGACTACCATTTTGACCAAGTTTCGGTAGTTCTTGTGAATCAAGTCTATCCTTTCCGGGCAAACTTCCAGGAATGCCGTGACCGCAGCGCCTGCCACGTAGTATTGCTTGTCCCCCAACAGAATCGTCATGTATTCCAATAGTTGCGGTAGTTGCGAGGGGTCGAGGCGATAGCACTTGGGGATGGCGAGCGCAGCAGCGCGCCGAACATATGGGCTCATATCGCCAGCGCCCTTTCGAATGGCCAGAGACACAATTTGACTGATGACTGGCACTCGTATTCCAGACATGGTTCGTAGTGCGAGGGCTCGAACTTGGGGGTTTGTATCGGATAGGGACTTTTGGATCGTGTTGATGGAGAGAAGGGCTAGGTCGGGTTCTTGCTCGGCATGATGTATTAGGTAGATGTAGACGAGCTTCTTAATTTCGAGGTTTGGTGACGCGACATTCTTGACGACGGAGGAGAATAGGGGGAGGGTTTTTAGCGCCTTGTACATCATCTGAAAGAAGGCAAACACTGGTGGTCAGCagctggagctgggagaGGCTTGGGAGGGAATGCGCACAGCGATGACACGCCGTAACCCCTCAAGTACTTCACGATCATTGCGGCTGTCGAGGAGTTTCTTCACTTGGCTACGGTCGAGCGGCTTGAAGGAGCTTCTCGAGCCTCTGGCGGCTGAGGCGGCATCGAGGGTGAGCTCTCGAGCTGGTGGATGGAGGGCGGAATTAGTAACGGCGCATGATTAGCATTTGCTTCCAGAGGCTCACCATTCTCGAGCAAGCTCGATATACGAGCTATCGACTCCATTATGTCTGTTCGGCGCTGCGGTTCCTCTTTTCCCAAGACCAGACCAGACGCAGTTGGTGATTGTCGCACACCTAGGCACTGTGGTGTAGACAGTGGCCTTGGGCAAGTGACGTGCTCCCCTGTCCACCTTGCTGCTTGGGAACCTGGAACCGTGGAGCTGGGGCCAACTGTCGCGGCGTTTGGTGGGGTAAAGGGCGCTATGCAGCTAAACACTCCAACGCCCATTGACCTTAGCGGGGCATTCGCCTTGACGGCAGCACGTCCCGGTGACGACTCGGTCCACTCATGAGCCCACTTCACCATCACTCCGATCGACGACCTGTCTTAGGAGGACGCATCTGGAGGCCTTCTCTCACATCACACGGCATTGATAATCTCATCTATCTAGATGGATCCCCTCTTTCTGTCCCCCGCCCTGCCATCAACCTTGATCCACTACATAATCCACCACTGCACCTacccaacaaccctcctcatctgcaGCGATCGTGCCGAGTTCCTTTCCATTCTCACACAGGAGTTacaaacccaacaacaccaccagcggcagTCCCAAGCCACAGCAGATCCTGACACAGACGCCGGCCCAGACCATCTCGGTCAagctccccaccaaccatcatcccccccaaaccacaCAGCATCAGCGCCTAGTCTCTTAACTCCGCCCCCGTTGTACCAGCTGGCAGTCACACGGCACATACGGACAGTATTCATACCAACCGTGTCACACCTCCGCGCTTTTCTCTCCGTTTTCACCCTTCAGGACACGACAGCTGTTTCGGCACCTCCCACAAGCACGGCCGCGCCTaggtcgtcgtcatccgGAGCAAACCACACAACTCCTTTGCTCCTGGTGTACGGATTCTTGGGGTCACATCGGCATACGAGCGAGTGGAGTGTTCAGGGCGTCAATGGTACGGCCGCTGTGCTGGTCGAAGCTGCGAAGCAGGCGGGGTTAAAGGCCGTGATCGTGGAGGCTCCTCTCTCTACTTCCTCTCCTGACGAGGCTGGTGGGGATACCCAACACACAGAGGATATTCTTTCAGAGAAGATGCCCGTGTTGAGCGGCAGCTCAAAAAGAACAGGACTCAATCTCGAAGGAACCGGTTGGACAGGCAAAACCATTGAAGTCAGCAAGGTTCTCGGAAGATGGTTCCGCTTTCAAGAGGGAAATTGGGAGGCCTGACAGCAGTAGGTGTCGCCATGTAGGTTACATTTCTATTTGTATTGCTGTGTTCCTGGAACAGCAACGAAAAACGTGTTCCTCTCTGCCGTGCATAGTTGAGCAAACAGCCAACATCTTTTCCGATGTAAGACATGACATGGTGCCGCCATGGGCCTTCATGGAGAACAACATACGTATTGATACCCAATTTCTctagaaaaaaaagtccaaTGCTAGCGCCGACGCCGTCCCGTGGTATCTCTGCATCCTGATAATCCTGACAAACCAAATAGAAAACAGCCGTGCCATGCTAAAGTCCTCCGAAAGCTTTTaccatatatatatatatatatatgtgtgtgtgtgtgtgtgtgtgtgtaaacAAACAATATGACACGTGAAATCAGCAAGGGCTCCTTAGAGGGCTTGCTCCATCTCGGTGATGTACAGCTTGATATGAGACTCCATCTTGAGGTACTCGTCATACGCAGCCCGCACTTCGTTTTCGATATTCTCTTTGAGGTCGAGCATCTGTGAACAGTTAGTGTTAGCCTGATGACCATGTAAGAGTGCAATCTGGAACATACCTTTTTCTCAATCTGTTCGATCCTAACTCTCCTTCTCTCAATATCCTTGCCCTTCTCTGACCTCTCCTCTGTGAGCTTCTTGTGTACCgccctcagctcctccatgGACTCCTTCGCCCGCTGAGCCTTTTCTTGGCTGTGCGCTCTCAACGTCTCAGTCCTTTCCACCCACTTGGCCAGTTGCCTCTGGAGAAGGGCTTCCGTCCGCTCAACCTCGCGGACGCTAGCTCCACGCTCAGTAAGCGCGTCTCTCTGCTTCGCGTTCTTGgcgttctcctcctcctcctttgccagCTCCACcccaatctcctccagcagcttgATACAACTCGCCACATCCCCCGTCACGACCGCAAACGAGTCCGTCGACGTCTGCAGCGCCCTCGCCCTTCTGTCAAGGCTATCAATATGAGCCTTGTCCCCATTGAGCGTATTGCTCAACTCCGTCAAAGAGCTCTGCAGCGCCGACGGACTTTGCAGCGTATACGGCTTCAGCTTCGCGCTCTCCTGCTTCAGCATCACCTTTGTCGTAGTTttatcctccagctccttcgtCATCTCCGCCTTTTTGATTtttgcctcctcccacctcgcGGCGACTTTCTCCTGCGTCTTCCTCAGCTCAAGCAACTTGTGCTTCAGCTCCTCGTTCCGTTTCGTCTTCTCCGCCACCTGCACCTCCATCTGTTTTCTCGTGAACTTCATGTCCTCCAGCTGCCCCTCCATGTTCTGATTCTCTTGGTACAGCTGCTCAATCCGCGCCTTTGTCTGCTCCGCGCGATTGCAATGCTCATCAATCACATTCGTCTGCGACTCTCTAAACCTCACAAAATTAATCACATAACTCAACAACTTGACCAACCGATCATGCGTCGGCTTGTACAGATCCCCAAAATTGAAATCATGTACCCCGCACTGCTCCATCAGTATCCTTAAGTTCCTGAAAAAACCCAACAGGTTCCTCGTATCGGCCGGCATGAGCGCATCGCAGAGGTCTTCCCCGACGATGTCCTCGGCGGCAGCGCGCATGGCAGGGTCGACGGTGGCGCGGGTCTTGTTCATGAGGAGCTCGCCGAACCACTCAAAGATCATCTGGACTTGAATCGGGTTTGGCTTTTGGAGGTCTTGAACCGTGAAAGAGATGCCGAGCTCGTTGATGCAGCCGACGATCTCGCGGTCGGGGAGGCGCATGTTGGCGTAggcggcttcttcttcttttttggcgGCGCGagatttggaggaggcgccggCGCCGGAGCCGGGGGGGAGGCTGCCGGGCATGATGGACATGCGGGGGTTGTAGGACATGATGGCGGTCCGGATGGGGTGAGCGCGAGGTGCGCCGGACGTCGAGGTGGTTTTCGAGGGCAAATTGGTGGCTTTCGGGGTAGATGGGAAGatcggggagggagttgtAGTGCGGGGGCACCAGCAGGTTGAGTCTCGCTTCGGTGCCGAGTGCCGGGTGGTGAATTGACTTCTGGTCGCGGTGTTGAAGATGCGCCACGTGTGGTGGTGAACCGTTGATAATTTGGGTGGGCCGTGTTGACGAAATTTGGTGGGGTGTTGCTCGGGAAACTGAATCCCTGCAGGCTGAGTATCCACATTGACTTCAGCCTCGGTACATGCAAATTGCTCGGTTTACTCAATATCAAATTGGTATTCTTGATTTCTAGAACATCTAAAGATCGCAAGCCAAGCATATAAATAATAATGCTGAGTCCATTCTCTTTTGCCGAACTCCTTGCGGACGATACCTCGTCTATTAGGTGCCAATTAATCCACTTCTGCCAGAGCTCCTGCGCCTTTTGGGTGGACAGTCTGACCGATATCAGAGTCTCCAGTGAAATGAGGGCTTCGGAGATGGTGAAAAATGCTTCTGAAGATTCTGGGGAGTTGGATGGAGTGAGAGGGAGATGCCGCTATTCTTTGTCGCCGAAACGGTTCGACGGCGCATGTGAAGCCGCTGAGACCTCCCAGGGCCTGGAGATTCTCAGCGTCCAGAGGTGATAGCATATTGGTGCTGGTCGACTCAGCCAAGGTGAAGGTGATGAAAGGTGCGAAGTGATGAAAGGTGCGAAGTGATGAAAGGTGCGAAGTGATGAAAGGTGCGAAGTGATGAAAGGTGCGAAGTGATGAAAGGTGCGAAGTGATGAAAGGTAGAAGTTGAGAATCGAAGAATAATTACCAGCTACGCTTTTTTATATCTGTGGAAAGGAAACAAGAATACCCACATCAAACCTGAAAAGCTACACTCAATAAAACCAGAAACTTTACCAGCGCGCACATTCGGACCAGAGACTTTAGATACCTACAGCTTTTG from Podospora pseudoanserina strain CBS 124.78 chromosome 6, whole genome shotgun sequence carries:
- the APL6 gene encoding AP-3 complex subunit beta (BUSCO:EOG09260VHV; COG:U; EggNog:ENOG503NX4P) — encoded protein: MESIARISSLLENARELTLDAASAARGSRSSFKPLDRSQVKKLLDSRNDREVLEGLRRVIAMMYKALKTLPLFSSVVKNVASPNLEIKKLVYIYLIHHAEQEPDLALLSINTIQKSLSDTNPQVRALALRTMSGIRVPVISQIVSLAIRKGAGDMSPYVRRAAALAIPKCYRLDPSQLPQLLEYMTILLGDKQYYVAGAAVTAFLEVCPERIDLIHKNYRNLVKMVVDMDEWSQLSTLRLMTVYARKCFPRRARVEAGEEVVFLDADLELLLTSIKPLLQSRNSGVVVAVARCYSAVGTAAYVRQAVGPLVALLRGGQDIQQVALFNIVSICLDYPAAFVKYATHFLVRATDSQPIWELKLEVLTLIFPHSPPHIKSLILNELEHFSRGSDKGLVKEAVRAIGRCAQTDTATAPRCLRLLLGQITSLDGTLAAESLTVIRHLIQQDPSSHVATVVRLAKNLDSATDPQARATIIWLVGEFSGLNGEDNIAADVLRILLKEFASESELAKRQIVLLAAKVYLHYLNRKLEAQKEAASGDKEARTPPATPDQEDDDHPIPKLWNYVTVLARYDTSYDLRDRTRLYKSLLQVPQLATLMLLAPKPAPQTPSPSETRKGYTLGSAALVLAGGGTIHGLRGYEDLPEWVEKGQEPDAKLRDREGDNRQDDGKYGVYDRRNKAGSVPIPAAERIIDAGQGRSASMSGSASPAGSFGAKSAANGVGAKTLDDWLAEDEGGEQEQEEESEEGRGEGEEEEEEEEEEEEEEEEEEEESEEEDESEEESSEEEESDEDARLVRPS
- a CDS encoding hypothetical protein (EggNog:ENOG503P5N9) encodes the protein MDPLFLSPALPSTLIHYIIHHCTYPTTLLICSDRAEFLSILTQELQTQQHHQRQSQATADPDTDAGPDHLGQAPHQPSSPPNHTASAPSLLTPPPLYQLAVTRHIRTVFIPTVSHLRAFLSVFTLQDTTAVSAPPTSTAAPRSSSSGANHTTPLLLVYGFLGSHRHTSEWSVQGVNGTAAVLVEAAKQAGLKAVIVEAPLSTSSPDEAGGDTQHTEDILSEKMPVLSGSSKRTGLNLEGTGWTGKTIEVSKVLGRWFRFQEGNWEA
- the NUF2 gene encoding kinetochore-associated Ndc80 complex subunit nuf2 (COG:D; EggNog:ENOG503NVBG), which encodes MSYNPRMSIMPGSLPPGSGAGASSKSRAAKKEEEAAYANMRLPDREIVGCINELGISFTVQDLQKPNPIQVQMIFEWFGELLMNKTRATVDPAMRAAAEDIVGEDLCDALMPADTRNLLGFFRNLRILMEQCGVHDFNFGDLYKPTHDRLVKLLSYVINFVRFRESQTNVIDEHCNRAEQTKARIEQLYQENQNMEGQLEDMKFTRKQMEVQVAEKTKRNEELKHKLLELRKTQEKVAARWEEAKIKKAEMTKELEDKTTTKVMLKQESAKLKPYTLQSPSALQSSLTELSNTLNGDKAHIDSLDRRARALQTSTDSFAVVTGDVASCIKLLEEIGVELAKEEEENAKNAKQRDALTERGASVREVERTEALLQRQLAKWVERTETLRAHSQEKAQRAKESMEELRAVHKKLTEERSEKGKDIERRRVRIEQIEKKMLDLKENIENEVRAAYDEYLKMESHIKLYITEMEQAL